A stretch of Pogona vitticeps strain Pit_001003342236 chromosome 5, PviZW2.1, whole genome shotgun sequence DNA encodes these proteins:
- the GIMD1 gene encoding GTPase IMAP family member GIMD1 produces MSNNNKMTINLLLLGQTQSGKSSAGNTLLGSMDFASHLSPCSVTAACCLGRSCHISGFARRQGSELTLQVQVLDTPGYPHSSLSKEQVQEEVKRALIQHFGEKGLHLALLVLRADIPLCRGEEEPTVEFVQTLLGPNWKSYTVILFTHADQVEKARFSTELYLHTASDTLHKVLHSVQQKYIFVDNHARVPKEENLKLLRKIVEFIKQNNYQTLLPK; encoded by the exons ATGTCTAACAATAACAAGATGACCATAAACCTTCTCTTGCTTGGACAGACACAGAGTGGCAAGAGTTCTGCAGGAAATACCCTTTTAGGCAGTATGGACTTTGCCAGTCATCTTTCCCCATGCTCTGTGACCGCAGCTTGCTGTTTAGGGCGCAGTTGCCACATTTCAGGCTTTGCACGTCGGCAGGGCTCTGAGCTAACCCTGCAGGTCCAAGTGCTGGACACTCCTGGGTATCCTCACAGTAGCCTGAGCAAAGAGCAGGTGCAGGAAGAAGTGAAAAGAGCTTTAATTCAGCACTTTGGAGAGAAAGGTCTGCATCTGGCACTTTTGGTCCTGAGAGCTGACATCCCACTATGCAGAGGGGAAGAAGAGCCTACTGTTGAATTTGTCCAG ACACTCCTGGGTCCTAACTGGAAGAGTTACACTGTCATCTTATTCACACATGCAGATCAGGTTGAAAAGGCTAGGTTTAGTACAGAACTATACCTGCATACTGCATCAGACACACTACATAAAGTTTTGCattcagtgcagcaaaaatatatttttgtagaCAATCATGCAAGAGTGCCCAAAGAAGAAAActtaaaattgttaagaaaaatTGTGGAGTTTATAAAGCAAAACAATTATCAGACCCTTCTACCAAAGTAA